CGATATTATTGGTTTGTTCATAAATCATTTTGGGTATAAATACTTGGGTATCAAGTTTTTCACCCCTAGGTCCTGGCAAAGCACATAAAGCGGTACCGACTTCATGTGCTAAGTTTTCAATGTCATAAGGTTGCACAATGCCTTGAGGTTCTCGTCCAACAACATTGAAATATAATCGACCGACATGACCACCATCGGCCCAGATGCGAGTGCGTGGCCAATCAATACTAAGCTCATCCCAAGTAGTCGGGCTGGTAGGTTTATGATTAAGATATAAATAATTGTGATCGATAAGCCACTGATTTAAAGCAATACCACCTTTATTAGTTTGGGCGCCGTGGTCAGAGATAATTAGAACAATGTCACTATCAGCTAGTATAGATAGAAGTCGACCAATTTCGCGATCAAGATGTATGTAGTAATCACGAATAGCACTAGTATATGGATTGTCTTCTTCATAGCTATAGTGCTGACGCCAAAAAGCATGATGCATACGATCAGGGCCCATTTCAACTAACATCAGCAAAGTCCAATCTGACTCTTGTGCCCAAGCGCGTGCGAGGCGAAAACGTCTTCGGGTGGCGGCATGAATAGATTCTTTTAAATTTTCAAGATTTAAATGGCGGTGATTGGCAACATCAGCTAGTTCGCCTTCGGCAATACGTCTAAATTCATTTTCGATGCTAGCTGGGTAAGTTACCGGGCTAGGTGCAGAGGCACTGGGATAGTCACTTACCATCATTCCTAGAATAGGTTTTGGCGGATAAGTTTGCGGTATTGATATCAAGCGAGAGTGGGCGCCAGCGTCTTTTAAATAGTTCCACAGAGTTGGTACTTGAATATCAATAGAAGAAGCTAGGCGACGTTTATCGTAGCTATAATCAGCACGATTACGAAAACCATAGCAACCCAATACTCCGGGATCGACCCCAGTTAGCATAGCACTCCAGGCTGGTATAGTTATTGGCGGATTGATGCTTTCAATGGGGCCAGATAAGCTGCAGGCAATAAGGGCATTTAAGTTTGGTAAAACATCGCGTAGCTCATTAAATACAAGCTCAGGAGATAAACAGTCTAATCCGAGTACACACAGACGTTGTCTTGGTGGCTTAGCTTTACTATATAATGCAGACATTTATTTAAGAATTTGTAATGGCAAATTGATTTCAATGCTACTTAATCATTCTATAGTAAAATAAAATACTAATCTTTTCGTAACTACTTAGGAGTTTGGGTCCATAACGCGCTATAGTAATCTTTATGAAAAAGTGGTGCTGGTTTTGGGTGTCATTTTTTTTTATATCGACTGCTTTTGCAAGCAGCAACGAGATTGATGAGTCTGATAGCTTTCTTGATCAACTTACCGGGCAAGGTAATGCGGGCTATACCAAAATCTCAAATAAAAACATTTTGTTACAAAAGCCATCAGCGCCAAGAACCCCAAAAGATTTGCCACCTTGCCGAAAACCAATCGTAATAACCAGAACCTTACCTAAAAACGTTGGTGAGACAATTCGCTACACCTTGAATGTAAATGGATTATCAGTCGGAACAATTGATTTTCGTATTGAAAAGCGAGGAGCAGCAAATGGCCGGATCATTACCGAATATCGTAGCCTATTTAAAATAACTGAAGTGGTTGCATCTTTATTGCCCGTAGAGGGACGGGCGGCAGCTTTAGTAGCTGATGAGACTTACTGGCCAATTCAAGCAATGAATAATTACAAAATTAGTCGCAATGAATTTTCTGAAAAGCAACAATTTAGCGCTGACGGACATAGTGCACGCTCGCATCGCATACGAAATGGCAAGGCTTCAGATGAACAGCAAAGCTTTCCAGGGGCAGTGCAAGACTTTGTTAGCGGTTTTTATTTTATGCGCAGCTTACCTCAAGAAGCTGATGGTTGTGCGATTTTATACGGTAATCAACGAGCATATACAGCTTGGGTAAAATATATCGCCACTGAACAAATTAAGACCCCCGTAGGTATACGACCTAGCTATCGCTATGATGTAAAGTTTGCCTCAAATAAAGCGCAAAGGGCTGCAATGGGTAGGTTATGGTTAAGTACTGGTGAAGAGCGTCTGCCGTATAAAGCAGAGTTGTTAACCGGCACGCATTTAGTTGGTGATATTTATCTATACGAGACGGGCAAACCTTAAGTGTTATGCGGTAAGTAAGAGCTATCTTCATCACGAAGTTGATTAATATGGTCCATGGTTACTAATTTGGCATCGGCTTTAATAGGGAAAATAGGCACACCATTTCGTATATTTTCAAGATTATCAGTGGGTAGTAGGCACTGCCTTAAAAGTTCAGACACTACTGTGCCGGTAGATTTATGCTTCAGCTGTGCAATATGTTTAGCGACCGTTAAAACATCATCATCGATATCTAAAGTAGTTCTCATATTAATAGCATCACGAATCAAACATCAAATGTCAACATGCAGAGAGCTTATTTAGGGACACGCCTAGATTCCCGCTTTTTTTTGCAAATATGCGGAGTTTTATCAGGATTTAGCTGATAACGAACCCCATTTTTATCTGTGTGTACAAATACCGGGGCACGACATTGTGCGCATGGTACAGGGCAATTGGAGCCGCCAGACTTAGTCGGTAACGGTTTATTTAAAAGAGTAGATTTCAAGGAAAAATTTTAGGCACGTGGTGGATTATGAGCTGCTTGTGAACTAGCAACATCACAATTTGATTCTTCAGGATAAAAGACATTGGCAAAATATTTTTGCACATCAGCAATAGGTATGCTGAAGATACCGTCATTGGTGCCATCAAAATTGCTGCCATGAACTTCTTCGCCATCTACATACGAAACACCAGGCTCGTACATACCCCAAGGATTACGTAAAGTAACCATCAATTCGCCAGTGTCAGGGTCTTCATAGGTACCAAGCACGGTATAGGCATGACCACCAGGGATGCCAGGAGCGATATCTTCAACGTCACCACGGCCAGTATTATTACTAACTAAAGCAATACAATCGCCACCCCTAATATCAGCGCGACCAAGAATGTCAGCGAGTTCATCGGTATCCATGTTTTCAGGTACGTCCCAATTTTGCACTTTACCGGTGATCGCGAAATAAGCATCATGAACATAACCGCCATCACCTACGCCGTCACCATTTACATCTTCACCTTCTAAGCGGACATAACCTTCATCAGCACTGCCACTTTCACTCAGAAATACACCATAAGCTTTTTCATAAACGGCGACCCAAATTTCGTATTTATTATTTTCATCAAAATCATTGCTTTGGGCATAAAGTTCCCAACCATTTTCGTTGCGTAGAAACTGGTCGTTTACCGTAACCGTGCGTGGTCGTACTTCACCCTCATCATCAAGTTCGTAAAAAGTAACATCAAATAATTGTTCGCCGGTTACAGGGTCGGTGTAGGCTTTAATATTTCTTTCAAGTATTTCAGGGTCTTGAGTAGCTACACCACTTAATGCTGATAAGAAATAACAGTCACCAACTTCGCCTTGTATGGTATCAGCAAAATTGGCACCGTTTTCATCAAAAAGCTCTGTATCTATTATAGAGTTATCGGCTTCGTATAATATACCGCTGTATTCGGAATATTTGCTAGTTGGGGTAGTAGCATCAACATCGTTATCAGTATTAGTATTATCAGGAATATCAGTGTTATATTGATCGTTAGCATTTTTTACAATAGTAGCGATCATTTGAATGGTGAAGCTGGCCAAAATTGTAGAAATAGCCTTCCAGATAGCAATAGTTTCAGCATCATATTTACCAATTAAATTGTCAGCAAAATCATCGGCGGCAGGATTAAGGGTATAGGTATCAGCAGCAGAAGATTTGTGAGGCTGAGCGGCCATTGCCGCATAAGTACTTAATGCTGCCGTAGGCTGATATTTATCAAGAGCTTTTGCAGGGCTTGATGAACTGCTTTTGACATATGAGGTTTGTGATTCTGTGTTTACTTGCGTATTATTATCTGGGGTCTGAGTGTTTATTTGGTTATTTAATAAGCCAGAGCGGTCATTGATAGCGGTCATAATATCTCCTGCACATGTGACAGAATACTATAATACATACACAGATGTATCCCAATTAGGCTATAGCAGCATAAAAAAGTTAACCATCGCCGGTTTGCCAGTTCTTAAAAAAATCATTTGAAGTGATCGCTGCTGTGCTGATCGCGGTAGCGCTGCAGCAGCGTACGAAAAACACGTTTAAGCTTTTTATCAATAATTTCAGGCTCACCAAGCGCGTAAAGAGCCGCACCAGCAGCTTCAATAGTCGAAATATATTGCTTACGGGGCTCAGTGCGCACAGCACCATAAATTGAGGGTTCTTTGGGTGATAGGGTTAAACGCGGCGATTTTAATAGCCAAGGATTACGCCACCAAAGACTTTTAGCTTGTGACCAAGTACCATCCAGCAAAATTATGCCGCGAATTTTGCTTGGCGAAACGGTTTTGCCACTACGGTTACTTAGCTCATAGTTTGTGTCAGGTGAAAACTGAACATTTGGTCGCGGGAAAACAACGGCCCAATGCGAAGCTTCGGTATTTTTACCCCAAGCTTTGCTTAAAGAAGGCCACGATAAACCAACTTTAAGTACGCATTTAGGCAACATCATGGCTAATAGTTTAGCGCTGCCTAATTCAATATCTTGTTCGCGCGGATGTTGTAGAACAAGTACGTTATGTTTGGTGGATATCGCCTCTATACGATCACAGACACAGATATCTTCTGGTCGTAAACACTGTGAACAAGATTCTGTCATTCCATTAGTGCTGCCATGCGAAAGCGAGGATATCCCGCTTCGGCGCTAGTAAGCAAGACACGTCTCACTAGCGTGTAGGGAATAGATTTATCGCAAAGAACCATTAGTACATCTTCATCTTCTTGATTAGCAGCTTTTCTGCTGCTAGCCACCTTTCTGCCCTTAACCGCAACCAATTTGCGATATAGCGGTTCAATACGGCCAGTACCAGAAGCGTCTTTGCCCAGACGGCCATTTTTAATGGTCATCACTACTTCTTTATCAACCCGTAATTCTCGTTGGCCAATGGCAACATTGGTGGCTTTTTTTGGAGGTAGTTCTGCTTTTGAAGTAGGAAGCTGTACCCCACCTTCATTTTCGATAGCAGTCTGTTGTGCTGCCAAACCAAACATTAAGAAGAATAACAAGTTGGTTAAAACGTCAAGCATTGCCGTTAAGTTGACGTTAACCTCGTACTCGCTTCCGCCTTCTCCACCACCACCGGCCATGTTTGCTCCTTTATTATACTTACTTCACTTTTTCAGAAGCTGGTGTTGACGAGAGTACCACTTCATCAAACAGCATAATTTTACGACCATCAGGTAAGCGTTGCTCTCGTGCGGCATCCATAATTTTTACAACCTTTTCGAATCTAAAACCGTCGTCAGGCACTAGGATCATTGTACGCGATTCTGGATATTTTTCTTTAATTCGTTTTAAGGCGGCGGTGAAATTTTCATAGTCATACTCATCACCTTTTACCCCAAAGCGACTACTATATTCCTTTAGTTTGCTCGGGTCGATATTGGGGCTGTCACACTTAAGGGTAAGTCCAGTAGCATCGGCGCGTACTGTGATATTAACTTTTTCTTCTTCAGGTATAGGTGCTGCAAAAGAGGTATCGCCACGAGTAGGTATGGTCGTAGGTAAAACCGCAATAAGCGTTGAACCAAAAGCAGCCAGCAAGAAGAAAAGAATATTAGACATAACGTCCATTAAGGGCGTGAGGTTTAGATAAACTTCGTAGCTAGTGGCAGATTCTTTACCAAAAGCGCCGCCTAAAGGTGAACGATGACCACCGCCGCCAAAAGACATGTTGTTTTCCTATCTGCGTCGGTCTGCGTTATCATCGCGATGCCACAAAATAGCATCAATGACGCTTGCGGTTGATTGTTCCATAAATGCCAAAGTATTGTTGGTTTTGTTAATGAGCAGCAGATAAAACACGATGGCCATAGTAGCTACTGATAGACCAAAAAAAGTGTTGTAGAACGCGATAGCAATACCTTGTGATAAAATCGCTTGTCGCGTTGCCGCGTTTTCGCTACCAGCGCCTTGGAACGCAATAATCAGACCATGGATAGTACCGATTAGACCGAAGAGAGTGGCTAAGTTAGAAAGCTGTGGCAAAAACACTGTACCAGCTTTAATTTTTGGTATCTCTTCAAGAGCTACGGCTTCGACACCACGGCGAATTTCTTTTTCAGAGCGATCTGAGCGTGAAAAAGCTGCTGCCAAAATTCGCGACAGTGGGCTAGGCGAAGAGTTGCAAAGTTGCAATGCTTTACCAAAAGAGCGTTGTTCAGCAT
The window above is part of the Deltaproteobacteria bacterium genome. Proteins encoded here:
- a CDS encoding DUF3108 domain-containing protein, coding for MSFFFISTAFASSNEIDESDSFLDQLTGQGNAGYTKISNKNILLQKPSAPRTPKDLPPCRKPIVITRTLPKNVGETIRYTLNVNGLSVGTIDFRIEKRGAANGRIITEYRSLFKITEVVASLLPVEGRAAALVADETYWPIQAMNNYKISRNEFSEKQQFSADGHSARSHRIRNGKASDEQQSFPGAVQDFVSGFYFMRSLPQEADGCAILYGNQRAYTAWVKYIATEQIKTPVGIRPSYRYDVKFASNKAQRAAMGRLWLSTGEERLPYKAELLTGTHLVGDIYLYETGKP
- a CDS encoding CopG family transcriptional regulator, encoding MRTTLDIDDDVLTVAKHIAQLKHKSTGTVVSELLRQCLLPTDNLENIRNGVPIFPIKADAKLVTMDHINQLRDEDSSYLPHNT
- a CDS encoding biopolymer transporter ExbD, whose product is MSFGGGGHRSPLGGAFGKESATSYEVYLNLTPLMDVMSNILFFLLAAFGSTLIAVLPTTIPTRGDTSFAAPIPEEEKVNITVRADATGLTLKCDSPNIDPSKLKEYSSRFGVKGDEYDYENFTAALKRIKEKYPESRTMILVPDDGFRFEKVVKIMDAAREQRLPDGRKIMLFDEVVLSSTPASEKVK
- a CDS encoding DTW domain-containing protein — encoded protein: MTESCSQCLRPEDICVCDRIEAISTKHNVLVLQHPREQDIELGSAKLLAMMLPKCVLKVGLSWPSLSKAWGKNTEASHWAVVFPRPNVQFSPDTNYELSNRSGKTVSPSKIRGIILLDGTWSQAKSLWWRNPWLLKSPRLTLSPKEPSIYGAVRTEPRKQYISTIEAAGAALYALGEPEIIDKKLKRVFRTLLQRYRDQHSSDHFK
- a CDS encoding alkaline phosphatase family protein, with amino-acid sequence MSALYSKAKPPRQRLCVLGLDCLSPELVFNELRDVLPNLNALIACSLSGPIESINPPITIPAWSAMLTGVDPGVLGCYGFRNRADYSYDKRRLASSIDIQVPTLWNYLKDAGAHSRLISIPQTYPPKPILGMMVSDYPSASAPSPVTYPASIENEFRRIAEGELADVANHRHLNLENLKESIHAATRRRFRLARAWAQESDWTLLMLVEMGPDRMHHAFWRQHYSYEEDNPYTSAIRDYYIHLDREIGRLLSILADSDIVLIISDHGAQTNKGGIALNQWLIDHNYLYLNHKPTSPTTWDELSIDWPRTRIWADGGHVGRLYFNVVGREPQGIVQPYDIENLAHEVGTALCALPGPRGEKLDTQVFIPKMIYEQTNNIAPDLIVYFDNLGFRAIGSVGYNNIYPLYNDTGRDAANHALKGVCILRDGKGARAAPNDANLYDILPTLLDRLNLPIPIELHGRILE
- a CDS encoding biopolymer transporter ExbD produces the protein MAGGGGEGGSEYEVNVNLTAMLDVLTNLLFFLMFGLAAQQTAIENEGGVQLPTSKAELPPKKATNVAIGQRELRVDKEVVMTIKNGRLGKDASGTGRIEPLYRKLVAVKGRKVASSRKAANQEDEDVLMVLCDKSIPYTLVRRVLLTSAEAGYPRFRMAALME
- a CDS encoding MotA/TolQ/ExbB proton channel family protein, producing MISLLLAGGPFMFATLSVSLICVSIALWRFVFLWGRSSSRKSLLKETVAYAEQRSFGKALQLCNSSPSPLSRILAAAFSRSDRSEKEIRRGVEAVALEEIPKIKAGTVFLPQLSNLATLFGLIGTIHGLIIAFQGAGSENAATRQAILSQGIAIAFYNTFFGLSVATMAIVFYLLLINKTNNTLAFMEQSTASVIDAILWHRDDNADRRR